A region from the Sandaracinus amylolyticus genome encodes:
- a CDS encoding VOC family protein, with the protein MSQGVQVIGLYVHDQDEALAFYTEKVGFRVHTDARNGNYRWLTVQHPDQPSFQLGLFVPGPPTVDEATAQTLREAVAKGAMPPLVMVVDDVRAVFDRMKARGVEFTQEPVARFGSVDASFRDPSGNGWKLVQAR; encoded by the coding sequence ATGAGCCAGGGCGTTCAGGTCATCGGTCTCTACGTGCACGATCAGGACGAGGCGCTCGCCTTCTACACTGAGAAGGTCGGATTCCGAGTCCACACCGACGCGCGCAACGGCAACTATCGCTGGCTGACGGTGCAGCACCCCGATCAGCCGTCGTTCCAGCTGGGTCTCTTCGTTCCCGGTCCGCCCACGGTCGACGAAGCGACTGCGCAGACGCTGCGCGAGGCCGTCGCGAAGGGCGCGATGCCTCCGCTCGTGATGGTCGTCGACGACGTGCGCGCGGTGTTCGATCGCATGAAGGCGCGCGGCGTCGAGTTCACGCAGGAGCCGGTCGCGCGCTTCGGGAGCGTCGACGCGAGCTTCCGCGATCCCTCGGGCAACGGCTGGAAGCTGGTCCAGGCGCGCTGA
- a CDS encoding ATP-binding cassette domain-containing protein — protein MPTSKHHADSHDLIRVQGARENNLKDVSVEIPKRRLTVFTGVSGSGKSSLVFSTIAAESQRLINETYSAFVQGFMPTLARPEVDVLDGLTTAIIVDQERMGADPRSTVGTATDANAMLRILFSRLAKPHIGGPSAYAFNVPSVRATGVITVEKGNRKTERETFTRTGGMCPRCEGRGAVSDIDLTQLYDDTKSLNDGALKIPGYSMDGWYGRIFRGCGFFDPDKPIRKFNKKELHDLLHKEPTKIKVDGINLTYAGLIPQIQKSYLSKDVDSLQPHIRAFVERAVTFTTCPECEGTRLSEAARSSKIKGKNIADVCAMQISDLAEWVRGVDHPSVAPLVAALRHTLDSFVEIGLGYLSLDRPSGTLSGGEAQRTKMIRHLGSSLTDVTYVFDEPTIGLHPHDIQRMNDLLRRLRDKGNTVLVVEHKPETIVIADHVVDLGPGAGTAGGEVVFEGTVDGLRKSGTLTGRHLSDRASLKPSVRKPSGVLKVRGASTHNLKKVDVDIPLGVLVVVTGVAGSGKSSLIHGSVSGRDGVVSIDQSAIHGSRRSNPATYTDLLEPIRKAFAKANGVKPALFSANSEGACPTCNGAGVIYTDLGMMAGVSTVCEDCEGKRFQASVLEYKLGGKNIAEVLDMSVEEALAYFGAGKAHTPAAHAILARMSDVGLGYLRLGQPLPTLSGGERQRLKLATHMGEDGGVYVLDEPTTGLHLADLQQLLGLLDRLVDSGKSVIVIEHHQAVMAHADWIIDLGPGAGHDGGRIVFEGTPADLVAARSTLTGEHLAEFVGVRAKAARAR, from the coding sequence ATGCCGACTTCCAAGCACCACGCAGACAGCCACGATCTCATCCGCGTGCAGGGCGCGCGCGAGAACAACCTCAAGGACGTCAGCGTCGAGATCCCGAAGCGCCGGCTGACGGTGTTCACCGGCGTCTCGGGGTCGGGCAAGAGCTCGCTCGTGTTCAGCACGATCGCGGCGGAGTCCCAGCGGCTGATCAACGAGACGTACAGCGCGTTCGTGCAGGGCTTCATGCCGACGCTCGCGCGGCCCGAGGTCGACGTGCTCGACGGGCTGACGACCGCGATCATCGTCGACCAGGAGCGCATGGGCGCGGACCCGCGCTCGACCGTCGGCACCGCGACCGACGCGAACGCGATGCTGCGCATCCTCTTCAGCCGGCTCGCGAAGCCGCACATCGGCGGGCCGAGCGCGTATGCGTTCAACGTGCCCTCGGTGCGCGCCACCGGTGTCATCACCGTCGAGAAGGGCAATCGCAAGACCGAGCGAGAGACGTTCACGCGCACCGGCGGCATGTGCCCGCGCTGCGAGGGACGCGGCGCGGTGAGCGACATCGATCTCACGCAGCTCTACGACGACACGAAGTCGCTCAACGACGGCGCGCTGAAGATCCCGGGCTACAGCATGGACGGCTGGTACGGCCGCATCTTCCGCGGCTGCGGCTTCTTCGATCCCGACAAGCCGATCCGGAAGTTCAACAAGAAGGAGCTCCACGACCTGCTCCACAAGGAGCCGACGAAGATCAAGGTCGACGGGATCAACCTGACGTACGCGGGGCTGATCCCGCAGATCCAGAAGTCCTACCTCTCGAAGGACGTCGACTCGCTGCAGCCGCACATCCGCGCGTTCGTCGAGCGCGCGGTCACGTTCACCACGTGCCCCGAGTGCGAGGGCACGCGGCTCAGCGAAGCCGCGCGATCCTCGAAGATCAAGGGGAAGAACATCGCCGACGTCTGCGCGATGCAGATCAGCGATCTCGCCGAGTGGGTGCGCGGCGTAGACCATCCGTCGGTCGCGCCGCTCGTCGCGGCGCTGCGGCACACGCTCGACTCGTTCGTCGAGATCGGGCTCGGCTACCTCAGCCTCGATCGTCCGTCGGGCACGCTCTCGGGCGGTGAGGCGCAGCGCACGAAGATGATCCGCCACCTCGGCTCGTCGCTCACCGACGTGACGTACGTGTTCGACGAGCCGACGATCGGGCTGCACCCGCACGACATCCAGCGGATGAACGATCTGCTGCGGCGGCTGCGCGACAAGGGCAACACCGTGCTCGTCGTCGAGCACAAGCCCGAGACGATCGTGATCGCCGATCACGTCGTCGACCTCGGCCCCGGCGCCGGCACCGCGGGCGGCGAGGTGGTGTTCGAGGGGACGGTCGACGGTCTGCGCAAGAGCGGCACGCTCACCGGGCGTCACCTCAGCGATCGCGCGTCGCTCAAGCCGTCGGTGCGGAAGCCGTCCGGCGTGCTGAAGGTGCGCGGCGCGAGCACGCACAACCTGAAGAAGGTCGACGTCGACATCCCGCTCGGCGTGCTCGTCGTCGTCACCGGCGTGGCGGGCTCGGGCAAGAGCTCGCTGATCCACGGCTCGGTCTCGGGTCGCGACGGAGTCGTGTCGATCGATCAGAGCGCGATCCACGGATCGCGTCGGAGCAACCCCGCGACGTACACCGATCTCCTCGAGCCGATCCGCAAGGCGTTCGCGAAGGCGAACGGCGTGAAGCCCGCGCTCTTCAGCGCCAACTCCGAGGGCGCGTGCCCGACCTGCAACGGCGCGGGCGTGATCTACACGGACCTCGGGATGATGGCGGGCGTGAGCACGGTGTGCGAGGACTGCGAGGGCAAGCGGTTCCAGGCGTCGGTGCTCGAGTACAAGCTCGGCGGGAAGAACATCGCCGAGGTGCTCGACATGTCGGTCGAGGAAGCGCTCGCGTACTTCGGCGCGGGCAAGGCGCACACGCCGGCTGCGCACGCGATCCTCGCGCGCATGTCCGACGTGGGGCTCGGCTATCTGCGGCTCGGGCAGCCGCTCCCCACGCTCTCGGGCGGAGAGCGGCAGCGGCTCAAGCTCGCGACGCACATGGGCGAGGACGGCGGCGTGTACGTGCTCGACGAGCCGACGACGGGTCTGCACCTGGCCGACCTGCAGCAGCTGCTCGGTCTGCTCGATCGACTGGTGGACTCCGGCAAGTCGGTGATCGTGATCGAGCACCACCAGGCCGTGATGGCGCACGCGGACTGGATCATCGATCTCGGTCCGGGCGCGGGGCACGACGGCGGGCGCATCGTGTTCGAGGGCACGCCGGCGGACCTGGTGGCGGCGCGCTCGACGCTGACGGGCGAGCACCTCGCGGAGTTCGTCGGCGTGCGCGCGAAGGCCGCTCGCGCGCGCTGA
- a CDS encoding DoxX family protein, producing MEATLPKPSLVVAPTARRAETIAYWVVTALFCLQMGFTAYAQLRLPQVADAFAHLGFPDYFRVQLSWAKLLGVGLLLAPVPARLKEWAYAGFAITLVSAIVAHVSVGDGPDAWGWAVGTGVLWALSYFFWRRLPKA from the coding sequence ATGGAAGCCACGCTGCCGAAGCCGAGCCTCGTCGTCGCGCCGACCGCGCGTCGCGCCGAGACCATCGCGTACTGGGTCGTCACCGCGCTCTTCTGCTTGCAGATGGGCTTCACCGCGTACGCGCAGCTGCGCCTGCCGCAGGTCGCGGACGCGTTCGCGCACCTCGGGTTCCCCGACTACTTCCGAGTGCAGCTCTCGTGGGCGAAGCTGCTCGGCGTGGGGCTGCTCCTCGCGCCCGTCCCGGCGCGGCTGAAGGAGTGGGCGTACGCCGGGTTCGCCATCACGCTCGTGTCGGCGATCGTCGCGCACGTCTCGGTCGGCGATGGCCCCGACGCGTGGGGCTGGGCCGTCGGGACCGGCGTGCTCTGGGCGCTCTCGTACTTCTTCTGGCGGCGCCTGCCGAAGGCCTGA